One Candidatus Komeilibacteria bacterium CG_4_10_14_0_2_um_filter_37_10 DNA segment encodes these proteins:
- a CDS encoding nucleoside-diphosphate kinase (catalyzes the formation of nucleoside triphosphate from ATP and nucleoside diphosphate), with product MLHPRKERTFVILKPDAVQRGLIGDVICRLEKTGLKLIALKMIIATEDQLWRHYQKDEQWFTSKGQRILEERKAAGLPIEKEAREYGKDIVQALVKFMSCGPIVPMIWEGNQAAGIVKKIIGSTEPLTSDSGTIRGDYTLDSYEIASLDNRAVRNLVHCSDPASDALREIPIWFSENEILNYRLIAEQILYDINLDGIKE from the coding sequence ATGTTACATCCAAGAAAAGAAAGAACCTTTGTGATTTTAAAACCCGATGCCGTGCAAAGAGGTCTGATTGGCGACGTTATCTGTCGTCTAGAAAAAACAGGATTAAAATTAATAGCCTTAAAAATGATTATCGCTACCGAAGATCAATTATGGCGACATTATCAGAAAGACGAACAATGGTTTACTAGCAAAGGACAAAGAATATTAGAAGAGAGAAAGGCTGCTGGTTTACCAATAGAAAAAGAGGCCCGGGAGTATGGTAAGGATATTGTTCAAGCACTGGTAAAGTTTATGAGTTGCGGTCCAATAGTGCCGATGATTTGGGAAGGAAATCAAGCGGCCGGCATCGTCAAAAAAATAATTGGTTCAACAGAGCCTTTAACATCAGACAGTGGAACGATTCGCGGTGACTATACTTTGGACTCTTATGAGATAGCAAGTTTGGATAATAGAGCTGTTCGTAATTTAGTGCACTGTTCTGATCCGGCCAGTGATGCTTTGCGCGAAATTCCCATTTGGTTTAGCGAAAATGAGATTTTGAATTATCGTTTAATTGCCGAGCAAATTTTATACGACATTAATTTAGACGGTATCAAGGAATAA